In Bacillus thuringiensis, the DNA window GACGTATTCGTAACGTATGTAGTAAAAGCACTTAACAGCCCTTGGAATAACGCCATTAAGAAGAACATACCCCAAACTTTCTCAGTCGTCTTCATTCTCTCAAACTGTAAACCAGGAGAAGTAATCATTCCGAACAATGATGGCTTCTCGCCGCCAGCTTTTTGCGTATTCACATTAGCTTCCATTATAACGCCTCCTTCTATTTATATAACCCGTTCTAACGGGCGGTTCACGTCCTCACATAGAGGCTACGAACCGCCCACTAGAACGGTAATATGCAGTAGAGAGCCCCTCTCTACTACACTACTAACTTATTCATAACGTAATGCTTCAATTGGATCTAATTTTGCAGCTTTATTCGCTGGAATTAATCCGAAAATAATACCAAGTGTCATAGAGAATAGTACGCCTCCAACGACAACTTCCCATGAAACGAGCGGTGGCCATTTTGCAAATGTGGAAACAATATATGCCCCACCATATCCAAGACCAATTCCGATCAAACCACCTAGAAGCGTTAACATGACTGCTTCAATTAAAAATTGCAATAAAATTTTACTACGTGTTGCCCCAAGCGCTTTACGTACCCCAATTTCACGCGTACGCTCCGTTACAGATACGAGCATGATGTTCATAACACCAATACCGCCAACGACTAGTGAAATACCAGCGATACCGCCGATGATCATAGTCATAATACCTGTCATTTTTGAAATACCTTCTTGAATTTCTTTTAAATTCATAACTTCGTATTTACCAGTTGCATCACTCGGTTTACGGCTGTTTAAAACATCTGCAGCTTTTTTACCGGCTTTTTCTAGATTATCTACATTTTTTGCTTGAACAGAAATATTTTGAATTTCATCTTTCCCATACAGTGTCGGCCATAATGAAATTGGAACTAGTGCCTCTGATGGTCCCATTCCCATAAATTCGTTATCTGATTTGTAGACACCAATAATTTGCATCGGTTGACCTTTCATTTCAATAATTTTGCCGACTGGATTGGCATCCTTAAACACCTTTTCTTCGAGTTGCTTACTAATCATGACGACGTTATTACCTTGATCCACATCTGATTCTTGTAAAGAACGTCCCTTTAACACCTTTACTTTATTTACTGCAAAGTACTCACTATCTAATCCAGTAATATTCACCATTTCTATTTTATCTTCAATATCAAGTGGTTCCAT includes these proteins:
- a CDS encoding ABC transporter permease, which gives rise to MSLLDSIKIALSSILAHKLRSALTMLGIIIGVGSIITVVAIGQGGEAALKSQFVGSGNQTVPIHYSADMNDPFGMEMIEAPKITEEDIFEIKKIPEIAHVVTTNSSMEPLDIEDKIEMVNITGLDSEYFAVNKVKVLKGRSLQESDVDQGNNVVMISKQLEEKVFKDANPVGKIIEMKGQPMQIIGVYKSDNEFMGMGPSEALVPISLWPTLYGKDEIQNISVQAKNVDNLEKAGKKAADVLNSRKPSDATGKYEVMNLKEIQEGISKMTGIMTMIIGGIAGISLVVGGIGVMNIMLVSVTERTREIGVRKALGATRSKILLQFLIEAVMLTLLGGLIGIGLGYGGAYIVSTFAKWPPLVSWEVVVGGVLFSMTLGIIFGLIPANKAAKLDPIEALRYE